A genomic segment from Luteolibacter ambystomatis encodes:
- a CDS encoding substrate-binding domain-containing protein: MKRIQKIGLAGQTVEFLREQLRAGKWAGKLPGIQAMATQCGVSHDIMRAAVLRLEQEGWIVPGGDGKRREAVVKADPTQRRSLRVMTLLAMPMEDENNLLREAYLKMQALIETDGHTCRFALKTLRDLKLDPNRIKRYVSTQSADAWVVVGAPVDVLQWFADQTTPAIAFGGGSLHIRIAGTGSLLLEGLGPIYRRLIDLGHRRIVMIATDLIRHSTVIPLIREELAACGVPMSNYHVPEWDETPEGLQALLANAFHMTPPTALLVQNSNWLAGVISFLAASNLRVPQHISLVSLTNDPSVAWYQPRIGHLHRDHMEQAHHVSRWVNEVARGKNDRTFRPVKQTFIEADSVGSPPRK; this comes from the coding sequence GTGAAGCGGATCCAAAAGATCGGACTAGCCGGCCAGACGGTTGAGTTCTTGCGCGAGCAACTGCGCGCGGGCAAATGGGCCGGCAAGCTTCCAGGGATTCAAGCGATGGCAACCCAATGCGGGGTTTCCCACGACATCATGCGCGCAGCAGTGTTGCGGCTGGAACAAGAGGGCTGGATCGTACCGGGAGGCGACGGGAAGCGGCGCGAGGCAGTGGTGAAGGCAGACCCCACCCAGCGGCGAAGCCTTCGGGTCATGACCCTGCTGGCCATGCCCATGGAGGATGAGAACAACCTGCTACGTGAAGCCTATCTCAAGATGCAGGCCTTGATTGAGACCGACGGCCATACCTGCCGCTTCGCCCTCAAGACCCTGCGGGATTTGAAACTCGATCCCAACCGGATAAAACGTTATGTGTCCACCCAGTCGGCGGACGCCTGGGTGGTGGTGGGCGCGCCTGTGGATGTTCTCCAATGGTTCGCTGACCAAACGACCCCGGCCATTGCCTTTGGCGGTGGCAGCCTGCATATCCGGATAGCTGGGACGGGGAGCCTCTTGCTCGAAGGGTTGGGCCCCATCTATCGACGTCTGATCGACCTCGGCCACCGCCGGATCGTCATGATCGCCACCGACTTGATCCGTCACTCCACTGTGATCCCGCTCATCCGGGAAGAACTGGCCGCCTGCGGAGTGCCCATGAGCAACTACCACGTGCCGGAATGGGACGAAACGCCGGAGGGCTTACAGGCACTGCTTGCGAACGCCTTCCACATGACACCCCCGACGGCGTTGCTTGTTCAAAACTCGAACTGGCTGGCAGGCGTGATCTCGTTTCTAGCCGCCTCGAACCTGCGGGTGCCCCAGCATATTTCACTGGTCAGCCTCACGAACGATCCCAGCGTCGCTTGGTATCAACCGCGGATCGGGCATCTCCACAGGGACCATATGGAACAGGCACACCATGTCTCGCGCTGGGTGAACGAAGTGGCCCGGGGGAAAAACGATCGAACGTTCCGCCCGGTGAAGCAGACGTTCATCGAAGCCGATTCGGTCGGAAGCCCTCCGAGGAAGTAA
- a CDS encoding putative Ig domain-containing protein yields MKPTTETSHTIPVVLRRAALLLLGVTGLHAAPLPNDLKLTITADGGTQTLNLHKRTARTADAVIYKWSSAGGYEVITPEARTYRGTVTENPNAIVLASIDGNNKLRVRCIDMAWGHNFRWQVDGMDVSSQLATPDTNPAPMPAQTVAQPINGSTGPAKIGPKVPTGTAANGVPYGSIVEFELGMDMTVAAYNGAGGTIDNVLAKYELDALVFEMMMIRDVFVRVVTPTIVVRTENFYPADPGTPGLGDYANTWKSAPLATARWDTVWGSQGISANGGVGKSQAGAAGGALYHETTHQWGASHLVYQCDTMGGNKPSLGPITTDKMLVNGRKSAIDRGDLPVAAPYTDPVAPHTYVDVARTPKDTAVMIDVLANDHDSNGDTLVIDSCSTTTVPGGTVEIVGNQLRYTPPAGYVGKDMIAYTVRDSSPMGLKTRDAVHVEVASPGLMVSYQMEETSGTSVGNGVPGGVPGDLNGANFATDRVTSPLGHGIRVNGFPNDDDIENANWSGMLVGSGSLSPVPLVNNRHATPFELEFNRHGGHYDILDGDYSFATWFRSDSYTGTDFPGGFDMAYIASRWWHPETSVGWDIYAMNGTVGMHYRIFDGASGIQSFSAPYNLIPGRWYHFASVFDRAANQIRLYVNGQVVATKNNAFTSNGMIFNGRAPLALGCFSRDKYCYDDVRIYSKALNTSEVQGLVAQVGGSAPEFFEETMQYSVFAGQAWSQSLWNLVWSGDAASLNFEILDGPSWLSVNASGILSGTPGAGDVGPNTVTVKISNNNGDSDTATIQVDVRDILSDTKAEWKLNEGSGSTTIDSSGNGKNGTLMNAASWSSGFSGNGITLNGANQSVQVPTLNFSSNTATMSAWVKRNGTQADWAGVFFERGNATGLNLKSNGELRYHWNGAASSYNFASGLVIPDNTWTYCAVVVEPTKATFYMQPAGGAMQSVVNSVAHSSHTFNATAYIGQDSLGGRFFKGSLDEVRVYSRALTAQQIGQVYASGVWSHAPVFTSNPITKPAAAEDSAYSATIAGSATDQDAGDSLSYSKFSGPAWLSVAADGTLSGTPTVSDIGANTFTVKAWDVGGAIATATLNISVTSVNDAPVWTSATITKPDATQGSAYSGSLAGDASDEESGATLSFSKVSGPAWLSVGTNGALSGTPAISDFGTNSFAVRVTDAGGATADATLQVTVNLPSGNGTWTNAAGGSWFNAGNWSGSTIASGADKTANFSTLNLTANATVTLDGGWTIGNLVFGDTTPSNNWTLNAGSGGSLTLDVTSGTPTMTVNNQTAAVNVGLAGTKGLAKAGAGTLSLSGVSTYTGTTSIAAGTLALSGGTNRLPIATTVNFSGNGILALGGTSQTLGKLTFSNGITGTISGGNLSDTSDLYIGDATSGAASGTRSLNLTGVVATAPNVYVGYENNGDGLTGTGVLTLNGGSLAASSMNMGYAYYPGGANAPAANGTVNLTNGAALKIGTLNLLSSNWNSQYTSMAATVNLNGGSILSAQNIKKGSIAGSGAQTLAFNWNDGTIANFDASTDLTIAANIPITLANTGAHTFNISSGRAATVNSVLSGTGGTLTKTGTGTLTLTGANTYTGATTVTGGTLAGTGSLASPTTVQGGGTLAPGANGVGNFTVNNSVTLADSSSIHCEISNWTGTAGTGWDKLTANSLSITASSSNPVEIRLSEVALANFTEASTSFVLATTTSGITGFSADKFIINTSGLTTPQGTWAIQQSGNNLVLAYTRYNTVPAFTADPMSTPAVAEDAAYSSTLAGRVTDPDAGESLSYSKLSGPAWLAVSANGDLTGTPSNSDVGANSFIVRVTDSLGATDDATLNIAVTNTNDAPAFTANPITGAGATEDSAYSGSIASYGADVDVGDTLTYSKVSGPAWLSVASNGALSGTPDNSSVGANAFTVKVTDAAGANATTVLNITVANTNDAPTFTANPIAGSGATEDSAYSGSLASYGADVDVGDTLTYSKVSGPSWLSVASDGALSGTPLNGDVGANSFTVKVTDAAGLNATTTLNITVTNTNDAPAFTANPITGAGATEDSAYSGSIASYGADIDAGDTLTYSKVGGPSWLSVASNGALSGTPDNSNVGANAFTVKVTDAAGANATTALNITVANTNDAPTFATTLTAPDATSGMPYTGSSIAGSASDVDAGDTLAYSKVSGPSWLVVASNGTLTGTPGLADGGTANVFTVRATDGTGAYAETTLTINVIIPDLAADPDGDGSPTGLEFTVGTAPFDVASVPGSIYTNLRGWWKLDETSGTNADDATGRVQDGTIAGSPASTTGIVGNALNLDGTDDGITLGAAPSLSGTGDFTVGAWVKIAPGSGTGVIIQQRDATGSGYNGEYGLQVLSNGTVEFYIYNNGYQFDIVTPSTYGLVNDNQWHHVAATRSGTTGTVYVDGNPLATASGTAKSLVSTITMSIGWDQRDNNRRFKGLLDEVRLYTRALSASELNGLHDGLIANRAPAFTASSFTMGNATVGSAYSGSLVGKATDADTDVLTFAKVSGPSWLTIASNGTLSGTPAAGDAGAGSYSVSVTDPDGQSATATMNITVYGVLPSGWTAGDIGSTGIAGSSGYTSGTGLYTISGAGSDIWGTADAFQYASTAMTGDGEIRARVTSQTNTGGWAKAGVMMRDTTAAGSAHAMMVVTPSNGFANQYRATTGASSSHIAGPALNAYPNNWVRVTRCGSLFTTYVSSNGTTWTQVGQETVTMGTTIRVGLAVDATSTTTASTATFDNVTVTPYPSPWVTGDIGTTGVAGRSEFFNNVHTLNGAGVVGGTADGFRYTYQALTADGDITVRIPTFANTGTSSRIGVMIRDTLAVDARHVFLGTDGSGAFTWTRRTATAGSTTTSNSGTATAPNVWVRLIRVGNDITAYSSTNGTSWTTVGTVTVTMAGNCYIGLAVGSGNTTGLNASTFDNITVTP; encoded by the coding sequence ATGAAACCCACCACAGAAACCTCGCACACGATTCCCGTCGTGCTTCGTCGGGCCGCGCTGCTGCTTCTCGGCGTCACCGGGTTGCACGCGGCTCCTTTGCCGAACGACCTGAAGCTGACGATCACTGCGGATGGCGGCACGCAGACCTTGAACCTGCACAAGCGCACCGCGAGAACGGCGGATGCAGTCATTTACAAATGGAGCTCCGCCGGAGGCTACGAGGTGATCACCCCGGAAGCGCGCACTTACCGCGGCACCGTTACGGAAAACCCGAATGCCATCGTGCTCGCGTCGATCGACGGCAATAACAAGCTCAGGGTCCGCTGCATCGACATGGCGTGGGGTCACAACTTCCGCTGGCAAGTCGACGGGATGGATGTCTCCAGCCAACTGGCGACCCCTGACACCAATCCCGCGCCGATGCCGGCGCAGACAGTGGCACAACCGATCAATGGTTCGACCGGGCCCGCAAAAATCGGCCCGAAGGTGCCGACCGGCACCGCTGCGAACGGGGTGCCCTATGGCTCGATCGTGGAATTCGAACTCGGGATGGATATGACCGTCGCGGCATACAACGGCGCCGGAGGGACCATCGACAACGTGCTCGCCAAGTATGAACTCGATGCTCTGGTCTTCGAGATGATGATGATCCGCGACGTGTTCGTCCGCGTGGTGACTCCGACCATCGTCGTCCGCACGGAGAACTTCTATCCCGCCGATCCCGGGACGCCGGGCCTGGGTGACTATGCCAACACATGGAAATCCGCGCCGCTGGCGACGGCCCGCTGGGATACCGTCTGGGGTTCGCAAGGCATCTCCGCGAACGGTGGGGTTGGCAAAAGTCAAGCCGGCGCCGCTGGCGGTGCGCTCTACCATGAAACCACCCATCAATGGGGAGCCTCCCATCTGGTTTACCAGTGCGACACCATGGGGGGCAACAAGCCTTCGCTCGGACCGATCACCACCGATAAAATGCTCGTAAACGGGCGGAAATCTGCCATCGACCGTGGTGATTTGCCGGTCGCCGCGCCCTACACGGATCCGGTGGCTCCCCACACCTATGTGGACGTCGCACGCACGCCGAAGGACACCGCCGTCATGATCGACGTGCTGGCCAATGACCACGACTCCAACGGCGACACGCTCGTGATCGACAGTTGCTCGACGACGACCGTTCCGGGCGGAACGGTGGAGATCGTCGGCAACCAACTGCGCTACACCCCGCCGGCCGGCTACGTGGGCAAGGACATGATTGCCTACACGGTGCGGGACAGTTCGCCCATGGGCTTGAAGACCCGGGATGCCGTCCACGTCGAGGTTGCCAGTCCTGGCCTGATGGTGAGCTATCAGATGGAGGAAACTTCAGGCACCTCGGTTGGCAACGGTGTGCCAGGCGGTGTGCCGGGTGACCTCAATGGCGCGAATTTCGCCACCGACAGGGTGACCTCACCGCTGGGTCACGGGATCCGCGTGAACGGCTTTCCGAATGACGATGACATCGAGAACGCCAACTGGAGCGGCATGCTGGTGGGATCGGGCAGTCTCTCGCCGGTCCCCTTGGTGAATAACCGGCACGCCACGCCATTCGAGCTGGAATTCAATCGTCATGGCGGTCATTACGACATCCTTGATGGCGATTACTCCTTTGCCACCTGGTTCCGCAGCGATAGTTACACGGGCACGGATTTCCCCGGCGGGTTTGACATGGCCTACATCGCCTCGCGCTGGTGGCACCCGGAAACGAGCGTGGGATGGGATATCTACGCGATGAACGGAACCGTCGGCATGCACTACCGCATCTTTGACGGCGCGTCCGGCATCCAGTCATTCAGCGCTCCCTACAACCTGATTCCGGGGCGCTGGTATCACTTCGCCTCGGTGTTTGACCGCGCGGCGAATCAAATCCGGCTCTATGTGAACGGCCAGGTGGTGGCGACAAAGAACAATGCCTTCACCTCCAATGGCATGATTTTCAACGGCCGCGCGCCCTTGGCGCTGGGCTGCTTCAGCAGGGACAAGTATTGCTATGATGACGTGCGGATCTATTCGAAGGCCTTGAACACCTCCGAAGTGCAGGGTCTCGTCGCCCAGGTTGGCGGGAGTGCCCCTGAATTTTTTGAAGAGACGATGCAGTATTCCGTCTTCGCCGGACAGGCATGGAGCCAATCGTTGTGGAACTTGGTTTGGAGTGGTGATGCCGCGTCGCTGAATTTCGAAATCCTTGACGGGCCATCGTGGCTGAGCGTCAACGCCTCGGGGATCCTTTCAGGAACTCCAGGGGCAGGCGATGTGGGGCCGAATACGGTCACCGTGAAAATCAGCAACAACAACGGCGATTCGGACACCGCAACGATCCAAGTCGATGTGCGTGACATCCTGTCCGATACCAAAGCCGAGTGGAAATTGAATGAAGGCAGCGGTTCGACCACCATCGATAGCTCGGGCAACGGCAAAAACGGCACGTTGATGAATGCCGCATCTTGGTCGTCCGGGTTTTCCGGGAACGGCATCACGCTGAATGGAGCCAACCAATCCGTGCAGGTGCCGACGCTGAACTTCAGTTCCAACACCGCGACCATGTCCGCGTGGGTGAAGCGCAACGGCACGCAAGCCGATTGGGCAGGCGTGTTCTTCGAGCGCGGCAACGCGACGGGGTTAAACCTGAAATCGAATGGCGAGCTGCGCTACCACTGGAATGGTGCCGCATCTTCCTACAACTTCGCCAGCGGCCTGGTGATCCCCGACAACACCTGGACCTACTGCGCGGTCGTCGTGGAACCGACCAAGGCCACGTTCTACATGCAGCCTGCGGGCGGGGCGATGCAGAGCGTGGTGAACAGTGTCGCGCACTCCTCGCACACGTTCAACGCGACCGCTTACATTGGCCAGGATTCCCTTGGTGGCCGTTTCTTCAAGGGCAGCCTGGATGAAGTGCGGGTGTATTCACGCGCGCTCACCGCGCAGCAGATTGGCCAGGTGTATGCGTCGGGCGTTTGGTCGCATGCTCCGGTCTTCACCAGCAATCCAATCACCAAGCCGGCAGCCGCGGAGGATAGCGCCTATTCGGCGACCATCGCCGGCAGTGCGACGGATCAGGACGCGGGCGACTCGCTGAGCTACTCGAAGTTTTCCGGTCCTGCCTGGCTCAGCGTGGCGGCCGACGGCACGCTGTCCGGCACGCCAACTGTCAGCGACATTGGCGCGAACACTTTCACCGTGAAAGCCTGGGATGTGGGTGGCGCGATCGCCACTGCCACGCTGAATATCAGCGTGACGAGTGTGAACGACGCCCCCGTATGGACGAGCGCAACGATCACCAAGCCTGACGCCACCCAAGGCAGTGCATACTCGGGCAGTCTTGCGGGCGACGCCAGCGACGAGGAATCGGGCGCCACGCTTTCCTTCAGCAAGGTGAGCGGCCCCGCATGGCTCAGCGTGGGCACCAATGGAGCGCTCTCCGGCACACCGGCAATTTCGGACTTCGGAACCAATTCCTTTGCCGTGCGCGTCACCGACGCGGGCGGGGCCACTGCAGACGCCACGCTTCAAGTGACGGTCAACCTGCCCTCCGGCAATGGCACCTGGACCAATGCGGCGGGCGGTTCCTGGTTCAATGCCGGAAACTGGAGCGGCAGCACCATTGCGAGTGGTGCGGACAAAACGGCAAACTTTAGCACCCTGAACCTCACCGCGAACGCGACGGTGACTTTGGACGGTGGCTGGACCATCGGAAACCTGGTCTTTGGAGACACCACACCGAGCAACAACTGGACGCTTAACGCCGGCAGCGGCGGCTCGCTCACACTCGATGTGACCAGCGGGACGCCGACCATGACGGTGAACAACCAGACGGCTGCGGTGAATGTGGGGCTCGCGGGCACGAAAGGCCTGGCGAAAGCAGGCGCGGGCACACTGTCACTCTCAGGCGTCAGCACCTACACCGGCACGACCAGCATCGCTGCGGGCACACTCGCGCTCTCGGGCGGCACCAACCGCTTGCCGATTGCGACCACCGTCAACTTCTCCGGTAACGGCATCCTGGCACTCGGCGGCACCAGCCAGACCTTGGGCAAACTCACCTTCAGTAACGGCATCACCGGAACGATCAGCGGTGGCAACTTGAGTGACACCAGCGATCTCTATATCGGCGACGCCACCTCCGGCGCGGCTTCAGGAACGCGCAGTTTGAATCTTACCGGGGTCGTCGCCACCGCGCCCAACGTGTATGTCGGCTACGAAAACAACGGAGATGGGCTAACAGGAACCGGAGTGCTCACTCTCAATGGCGGATCGTTGGCGGCAAGCTCGATGAATATGGGCTATGCCTATTACCCAGGCGGAGCCAATGCGCCGGCTGCCAATGGTACGGTCAATCTCACGAATGGCGCGGCTCTGAAAATCGGCACGCTGAATTTGCTCAGCTCGAACTGGAACAGCCAATACACAAGTATGGCCGCAACCGTGAACCTGAACGGTGGCAGCATCCTTTCCGCGCAGAACATCAAAAAGGGATCGATTGCGGGCAGCGGAGCCCAAACCCTGGCCTTCAACTGGAATGACGGCACGATCGCCAACTTTGATGCCAGCACTGACCTGACCATTGCGGCCAATATCCCCATCACCTTGGCGAACACGGGCGCGCACACTTTCAACATCAGTTCCGGCCGCGCGGCCACGGTGAATTCAGTGCTCAGTGGCACTGGCGGCACGTTGACCAAAACTGGCACAGGCACGCTCACCCTTACCGGTGCGAACACCTACACCGGCGCGACCACCGTCACGGGCGGCACGCTTGCCGGCACCGGCAGCCTCGCCAGTCCGACCACCGTCCAAGGCGGTGGCACGCTGGCTCCGGGTGCCAACGGAGTCGGAAACTTCACGGTGAACAACTCTGTCACGCTGGCCGACAGCTCGTCCATCCATTGCGAAATTTCCAACTGGACGGGAACGGCAGGCACGGGTTGGGACAAACTGACGGCCAATTCCCTCAGCATCACCGCGAGCTCGAGCAACCCGGTTGAAATTCGTCTGTCGGAAGTGGCCCTCGCCAACTTCACGGAGGCCAGCACATCGTTCGTCCTCGCGACCACCACCTCCGGCATCACCGGCTTCAGCGCGGACAAATTCATCATCAACACCAGCGGCCTCACCACCCCGCAAGGGACCTGGGCCATCCAGCAGTCGGGCAACAACCTGGTGCTCGCCTACACCCGATATAACACCGTGCCGGCCTTCACCGCCGATCCGATGTCCACGCCCGCCGTCGCCGAAGACGCCGCCTACAGCAGTACCCTCGCCGGCCGCGTCACCGATCCCGACGCCGGCGAATCGCTGAGCTATTCAAAGCTGTCCGGTCCCGCCTGGCTCGCGGTTTCCGCCAACGGCGATCTCACCGGAACTCCCTCCAATAGCGATGTCGGTGCCAACAGCTTCATCGTCCGCGTCACGGACAGCCTGGGAGCCACCGACGACGCCACGCTGAACATCGCGGTGACTAACACGAACGACGCCCCGGCCTTCACCGCGAATCCGATCACAGGTGCCGGTGCCACCGAGGACAGCGCGTATTCCGGTTCCATCGCCAGCTACGGTGCGGATGTCGATGTGGGGGACACGTTGACCTACTCGAAGGTGTCCGGTCCGGCCTGGCTTTCGGTCGCTTCCAACGGCGCTCTGTCCGGAACTCCGGACAACAGCAGCGTTGGCGCGAATGCCTTCACCGTGAAGGTGACCGATGCGGCGGGTGCGAATGCCACCACGGTATTGAACATCACGGTGGCCAACACCAACGATGCTCCGACCTTCACCGCGAACCCGATAGCGGGCAGCGGTGCCACGGAAGACAGCGCGTATTCCGGCTCCCTCGCCTCCTATGGCGCGGATGTCGATGTGGGTGACACGCTGACCTACTCGAAGGTGTCCGGCCCGTCGTGGTTGTCGGTCGCTTCCGACGGTGCGCTCAGTGGCACGCCGCTCAATGGCGACGTGGGGGCGAACAGCTTCACGGTGAAAGTCACCGACGCGGCCGGGCTCAATGCCACCACGACGCTGAACATCACGGTGACTAACACGAACGACGCCCCAGCCTTCACCGCGAATCCGATCACAGGTGCCGGTGCCACGGAAGACAGTGCGTATTCCGGTTCGATCGCCAGCTATGGCGCGGACATCGATGCGGGTGACACCCTCACTTACTCCAAGGTGGGCGGCCCGTCCTGGCTGAGCGTGGCTTCCAACGGTGCTCTGTCCGGCACACCGGACAACAGCAACGTCGGTGCGAACGCCTTCACCGTGAAGGTGACGGATGCGGCGGGCGCGAATGCCACCACGGCATTGAACATCACGGTGGCCAACACCAACGACGCGCCGACCTTCGCCACCACCCTGACCGCTCCGGACGCCACCTCCGGCATGCCCTACACCGGCAGCAGCATTGCGGGCTCGGCCAGCGATGTGGACGCGGGTGACACGCTCGCCTACTCGAAGGTGTCCGGCCCGTCCTGGCTGGTGGTCGCTTCCAACGGCACGCTCACCGGCACGCCGGGACTCGCCGATGGCGGCACCGCCAACGTCTTCACGGTGCGCGCCACCGATGGAACGGGGGCCTATGCCGAAACCACGCTGACCATCAACGTGATCATCCCCGACCTCGCCGCCGATCCGGATGGCGACGGCTCGCCGACCGGCCTGGAGTTCACCGTGGGCACCGCGCCATTCGACGTGGCGTCCGTCCCGGGCTCGATCTACACCAACCTCCGCGGCTGGTGGAAGCTCGACGAAACCTCCGGCACCAACGCCGATGACGCCACCGGCCGCGTGCAGGACGGCACCATCGCGGGCAGTCCGGCTTCCACGACAGGTATCGTAGGAAACGCGCTGAACCTCGACGGCACCGATGACGGCATCACGCTGGGTGCCGCTCCGTCGCTCTCCGGCACCGGTGACTTCACCGTCGGAGCCTGGGTGAAGATCGCTCCGGGTTCCGGCACGGGCGTGATCATCCAGCAGCGCGACGCGACGGGCTCCGGCTACAACGGCGAATACGGACTCCAGGTGTTGTCCAACGGCACCGTCGAGTTCTACATCTACAACAACGGCTACCAGTTCGACATCGTCACGCCGTCCACCTACGGCCTGGTGAACGACAACCAGTGGCACCACGTGGCGGCCACCCGCAGCGGCACCACCGGCACCGTCTATGTGGACGGCAATCCGCTGGCCACCGCCTCCGGCACCGCCAAGAGCCTGGTGTCCACCATCACGATGTCGATCGGCTGGGACCAGCGTGACAACAACCGTCGCTTCAAGGGCCTGCTCGATGAAGTCCGCCTCTACACCCGCGCGCTGAGCGCCAGTGAACTCAACGGCCTCCATGACGGCCTGATCGCCAACCGCGCGCCGGCGTTCACCGCCAGCTCGTTCACGATGGGCAATGCCACGGTGGGCAGCGCCTACTCCGGCAGCCTGGTGGGCAAGGCCACCGATGCGGATACCGACGTGCTGACCTTCGCCAAGGTGTCCGGTCCGTCCTGGCTGACGATCGCCTCGAATGGCACGCTGTCCGGCACTCCGGCAGCGGGCGACGCGGGCGCCGGCAGCTACTCGGTGAGCGTCACCGATCCGGACGGCCAGAGCGCCACGGCGACGATGAACATCACGGTCTATGGGGTTCTGCCGTCCGGTTGGACGGCGGGCGACATCGGCAGCACGGGAATCGCGGGTTCCAGCGGCTACACCTCCGGTACCGGCCTCTACACCATCAGTGGTGCGGGCTCGGACATCTGGGGCACGGCTGATGCGTTCCAATACGCCTCCACCGCGATGACCGGTGACGGCGAGATCCGCGCGCGGGTGACCTCGCAGACCAATACGGGCGGCTGGGCGAAGGCCGGTGTGATGATGCGTGATACGACCGCCGCCGGTTCCGCCCACGCGATGATGGTGGTGACTCCATCCAACGGCTTCGCCAACCAGTATCGCGCGACGACCGGTGCGAGCAGCAGCCACATCGCCGGACCGGCGCTCAACGCCTACCCGAACAACTGGGTGCGGGTGACGCGCTGCGGCTCGCTGTTCACCACCTACGTGTCGTCCAACGGCACGACGTGGACGCAGGTCGGCCAGGAAACGGTGACCATGGGCACGACGATCCGGGTGGGTCTGGCGGTGGACGCCACCTCCACCACCACGGCCAGCACGGCGACGTTCGACAACGTGACGGTGACTCCGTATCCCTCGCCGTGGGTCACGGGGGACATCGGCACCACCGGCGTGGCGGGACGCTCGGAGTTCTTCAACAACGTCCATACGCTGAACGGCGCGGGCGTGGTGGGAGGAACGGCGGACGGCTTCCGCTACACGTATCAGGCGCTGACCGCGGATGGCGACATCACGGTGCGCATCCCGACGTTCGCCAACACCGGCACCAGCTCGCGGATCGGGGTGATGATCCGTGACACGCTGGCCGTCGATGCGCGCCATGTGTTCCTCGGCACGGACGGTTCGGGTGCCTTCACCTGGACCCGCCGGACGGCGACGGCGGGCAGCACGACGACGTCGAACAGCGGCACGGCCACGGCTCCGAACGTATGGGTGCGCCTGATACGGGTGGGCAATGACATCACGGCCTACAGCAGCACGAACGGCACGAGCTGGACGACGGTGGGCACGGTGACGGTGACGATGGCGGGCAACTGCTACATCGGCTTGGCCGTGGGCAGCGGCAACACCACCGGGCTGAATGCCTCGACGTTCGACAACATCACGGTAACTCCGTGA